A genomic region of Lysinibacillus sp. 2017 contains the following coding sequences:
- a CDS encoding GntR family transcriptional regulator: MSIKADHRHLYLQVIDRLKSDIDKGIYRENEKLPSEFELSKTLGVSRATLREALRLLEEENIIVRRHGVGTFVNPKPVFTSGIEQLSSVSSMIENAGMHPGSIFISAKEEKATEDDVERFQTDIDDNIVMIERVRTADNEPVVYCVDKVPANLLPNEFISKQNVSIFSALEQTGNIRVAYAITYIDPIGFHEEVSPILKCGPETALLVLKQLHYDENDRVVLYSKNYFRADKFSFHVVRKRV, from the coding sequence ATGTCAATTAAAGCGGATCATCGTCATTTATACCTACAAGTGATTGATAGATTAAAATCAGATATTGATAAAGGTATCTATCGTGAGAACGAAAAATTACCATCTGAATTTGAACTTTCAAAAACACTTGGTGTAAGTCGTGCAACACTACGTGAGGCACTTCGACTATTAGAAGAGGAAAATATTATCGTCCGTCGTCATGGAGTCGGTACCTTCGTTAATCCAAAACCAGTATTTACATCTGGAATTGAGCAATTATCGAGTGTATCATCTATGATTGAAAATGCTGGTATGCATCCTGGCTCAATTTTCATTAGTGCAAAGGAAGAAAAAGCTACGGAAGATGATGTGGAACGATTCCAAACTGACATTGATGACAATATCGTCATGATTGAACGTGTAAGAACAGCAGATAATGAGCCGGTTGTTTACTGTGTAGACAAAGTACCGGCGAATCTTTTGCCAAACGAATTTATAAGCAAACAAAATGTTTCAATTTTTTCAGCATTAGAGCAAACAGGCAATATTCGTGTCGCTTATGCAATCACTTATATTGATCCAATTGGATTCCACGAAGAAGTTTCACCAATCCTAAAATGTGGACCCGAAACAGCTTTACTTGTTTTGAAACAGCTACACTATGACGAAAATGATCGTGTAGTACTTTACTCGAAAAACTACTTTAGAGCTGACAAGTTCAGCTTTCATGTAGTACGAAAACGGGTGTAG
- a CDS encoding BMP family protein: MKKRKLGLLISTVVATGAILAACGSDEETEKDTSNNNTGSDANTEEAGDFSLAMVTDVGGVDDKSFNQSAWEGVQKFGADNGLSRGDGGFDYLQSASDADYNTNLNNLLRRDFDLVFGVGFMMGDAITEVSAENPNSMIALIDAEVDAPNVANILFKEQEGAFLAGVVAAEMSQSGKIGFVGGVDIPVINRFHAGFVAGAKTVNPDIEIQVNYTGAFDDASKGKIAANAMYSSGVDIIFHAAGGTGNGVFSEAKERKAKDANANIWVIGVDADQYAEGQVNDSTNITLTSMLKGVDNAVVDIATKAKNGEFPGGKTTVYGLAEDGVGLADSRGAIPENILKDIEDYKAKIAAGEIKVSEEKPKE, translated from the coding sequence ATGAAAAAGCGTAAATTAGGTTTATTAATTTCAACTGTAGTAGCAACTGGTGCAATCTTAGCTGCATGTGGTAGCGACGAAGAAACAGAAAAAGACACTTCAAACAACAACACAGGTTCTGATGCAAACACAGAAGAAGCTGGTGACTTTTCACTAGCAATGGTAACTGACGTTGGTGGTGTTGATGACAAATCATTCAACCAATCAGCTTGGGAAGGCGTTCAAAAATTTGGCGCTGACAACGGTTTATCTCGTGGAGACGGTGGCTTTGATTACTTACAATCTGCTTCTGACGCAGACTACAACACAAACTTAAACAACTTATTACGTCGTGACTTCGATTTAGTATTCGGCGTTGGTTTCATGATGGGTGACGCAATTACTGAAGTATCTGCTGAAAATCCAAATTCAATGATCGCATTAATCGATGCAGAAGTGGATGCTCCAAACGTAGCAAACATTCTTTTCAAAGAGCAAGAAGGCGCATTCTTAGCTGGTGTAGTTGCAGCTGAAATGTCTCAATCAGGTAAAATTGGTTTCGTAGGTGGCGTTGATATCCCAGTTATCAACCGTTTCCACGCTGGTTTCGTTGCAGGTGCAAAAACAGTTAACCCTGATATCGAAATTCAAGTGAACTACACTGGTGCATTCGATGATGCTTCTAAAGGTAAAATCGCTGCAAATGCTATGTACTCTTCTGGCGTAGATATTATCTTCCACGCTGCTGGTGGTACTGGTAACGGTGTATTCTCTGAAGCGAAAGAACGCAAAGCGAAAGACGCTAATGCGAACATTTGGGTAATCGGTGTAGATGCTGACCAATACGCTGAAGGTCAAGTAAATGATTCAACAAACATCACATTAACTTCAATGCTTAAAGGCGTGGATAACGCTGTAGTGGATATCGCTACAAAAGCGAAAAACGGTGAGTTCCCTGGTGGTAAAACAACTGTTTATGGCTTAGCTGAAGATGGTGTTGGTTTAGCAGATTCTCGTGGTGCAATTCCTGAAAATATCTTAAAAGATATTGAAGATTATAAAGCGAAAATTGCTGCTGGCGAAATTAAAGTTTCAGAAGAAAAACCAAAAGAATAA
- a CDS encoding ABC transporter ATP-binding protein → MEHVIEMLGIRKEFGGFVANNNITLQLQKGEIHALLGENGAGKSTLMNVLFGLYQPEAGEIKVRGKSVKITDPNKANDLGIGMVHQHFMLVENFTVTENIILGCEPTKFGAINIKDAAKDIAALSKKYNLSVDPYAKIEDISVGMQQRVEILKTLYRGAEILIFDEPTASLTPQEIIELIAILKLLIKEGKSIIIITHKLKEIMEVSDRVTIIRKGEGIGTVVTAETTPNELAELMVGRQVEFKTEKTEAHPAEEILSIENLVVTDYRNIEKVKGLNLSVRRGEIVGIAGIDGNGQSELIEAITGLRKAKSGKVMLSGKDITGLKPREITETGLGHIPQDRHKHGLVLDFPIGHNIALQTYYKAPISKGFVMNYNEINEKARQVIEEFDVRTGNGEMTLARALSGGNQQKAIIGREVDRDPDLLIAALPTRGLDVGAIEFIHSRLIEQRDKGKAVLLVSFELDEVMNVSDRIAVIYDGTIVDTVYPKETTEQELGLLMAGETRIVKGGNE, encoded by the coding sequence GTGGAACATGTGATTGAGATGCTAGGAATCCGTAAAGAATTCGGAGGCTTCGTAGCAAATAACAATATCACTCTCCAATTACAAAAAGGCGAAATTCATGCACTACTTGGTGAAAACGGTGCAGGTAAGTCGACTTTAATGAATGTGCTTTTTGGTCTTTATCAACCAGAAGCTGGTGAAATAAAAGTACGTGGAAAGTCAGTGAAGATTACGGACCCAAATAAAGCAAATGATTTGGGTATCGGGATGGTTCACCAACACTTTATGTTAGTGGAAAACTTCACAGTTACTGAAAATATCATTTTAGGCTGTGAACCAACAAAGTTTGGGGCTATTAATATTAAAGATGCAGCGAAAGACATTGCGGCTTTATCTAAAAAATATAATTTATCCGTAGATCCCTATGCGAAAATTGAAGATATTTCTGTTGGTATGCAGCAACGTGTAGAAATTTTAAAAACGTTATACCGTGGTGCGGAAATTTTAATTTTTGATGAACCTACAGCATCATTAACACCTCAAGAAATTATTGAGTTAATTGCTATTTTAAAACTTCTTATTAAAGAAGGAAAATCGATTATTATTATTACGCACAAATTAAAAGAAATTATGGAAGTTTCTGACCGTGTTACGATTATTCGTAAGGGAGAAGGAATTGGGACAGTTGTTACAGCTGAAACAACTCCGAATGAGCTTGCAGAATTAATGGTTGGACGCCAAGTTGAATTTAAAACAGAAAAAACAGAAGCACATCCAGCAGAAGAAATTTTATCTATTGAGAATTTAGTTGTAACTGATTACCGTAATATCGAAAAAGTAAAAGGTTTAAACTTATCAGTTCGCCGTGGTGAAATCGTTGGTATCGCGGGTATCGATGGAAACGGTCAATCTGAATTAATCGAAGCAATTACAGGCTTACGCAAAGCGAAGAGCGGTAAAGTAATGTTAAGCGGTAAAGATATAACTGGCTTAAAACCGCGTGAAATTACAGAAACAGGCTTAGGTCATATTCCACAAGACCGACATAAACACGGACTTGTTTTAGACTTCCCAATTGGTCATAATATAGCACTTCAAACGTATTACAAAGCGCCAATTTCAAAAGGTTTTGTTATGAATTATAACGAAATCAATGAGAAAGCACGTCAAGTAATTGAAGAGTTCGATGTTCGTACAGGGAATGGTGAAATGACACTAGCCCGTGCATTATCTGGCGGTAACCAACAAAAAGCAATTATCGGCCGTGAAGTTGACCGAGATCCGGATTTATTAATTGCTGCACTTCCTACTCGTGGTCTCGATGTTGGGGCGATTGAATTTATCCACTCACGATTAATCGAGCAACGAGATAAAGGTAAAGCGGTATTATTAGTATCGTTTGAATTAGATGAAGTTATGAATGTTTCGGACCGAATTGCTGTAATTTACGACGGTACAATTGTTGATACAGTATATCCGAAAGAAACAACAGAACAAGAATTGGGTCTATTAATGGCCGGCGAAACACGTATTGTTAAGGGAGGGAACGAATAA
- a CDS encoding ABC transporter permease, with the protein MSSRTVNILVPVISVILGLLVGGIVMVVSGYNAIDGYIALWNGIFGDAYSIGNTIRQITPYILSGLAVAFAFRTGLFNIGVEGQLLMGWLAAAYVGYAIEGLPRIIHLPLALIAAAAAGAFWAFIVGFLKARLHVHEVIASIMLNYTALYLTNAAIKSLSDGGFKTPTVLASATLRNTWLREVTDNSSLHLGIIVAILMVILMWFLLEKTTRGYELKAVGFNKNAAEYAGMSVNKNIILAMTISGVFAGLAGAMEALGTYQNASIKAVQSGIGFDGIAVALLGANNPIGVFFGASLFGSLKYGALNMPNAAGIPEEIVSIIIAVIILFVASGYILRVALKKFSKKKEGQ; encoded by the coding sequence ATGTCAAGTCGTACAGTTAATATACTCGTTCCTGTCATTTCCGTTATTCTAGGTTTATTAGTTGGTGGAATCGTGATGGTTGTCAGTGGTTATAACGCTATTGACGGCTACATCGCTTTATGGAACGGTATTTTTGGAGATGCGTATTCAATCGGTAATACAATTCGCCAAATTACACCATATATTTTATCAGGTCTGGCGGTAGCATTCGCCTTCCGTACAGGTTTATTTAACATCGGGGTAGAGGGGCAGCTTTTAATGGGTTGGCTAGCAGCAGCTTATGTAGGGTATGCAATTGAAGGATTACCTCGAATTATTCACTTACCATTAGCATTAATTGCTGCAGCTGCAGCAGGTGCTTTCTGGGCATTCATCGTAGGTTTCTTAAAGGCAAGACTACATGTACATGAAGTAATTGCTTCTATTATGTTAAACTATACAGCGCTATATTTAACAAACGCTGCGATTAAATCATTATCTGATGGCGGCTTTAAAACGCCAACTGTTTTGGCTTCTGCAACATTACGTAACACATGGTTACGTGAAGTTACAGATAACTCAAGTCTTCACTTAGGTATTATTGTAGCGATACTTATGGTAATCCTTATGTGGTTCTTACTTGAAAAGACGACCCGTGGTTACGAGTTAAAGGCAGTAGGATTCAACAAAAATGCTGCTGAATATGCAGGTATGAGTGTAAACAAAAATATTATTTTAGCTATGACAATTTCAGGTGTTTTCGCTGGTCTTGCTGGTGCGATGGAAGCACTTGGTACATACCAAAATGCTTCTATTAAAGCCGTACAATCAGGTATTGGTTTTGACGGGATTGCCGTAGCCTTACTTGGTGCAAATAACCCAATCGGTGTCTTCTTCGGGGCATCATTATTCGGATCACTTAAGTACGGGGCATTAAATATGCCAAACGCGGCAGGAATTCCAGAAGAAATTGTTTCAATTATTATTGCTGTAATTATTTTATTCGTAGCATCTGGTTATATATTACGTGTGGCTTTAAAGAAATTCAGTAAGAAAAAGGAGGGTCAATAA
- a CDS encoding ABC transporter permease, with product MSFLEVLYFIVPSALLYATPLILTGTGALFSERAGVIGLGVEGLMVVGAFTGIYVNLEFYDQFGTNVIWVALLAALVAGAIFSLIIAVAAVTFRADQTVTGVAVNMLAAAITVFLVKLIYQKGQTDMIQAPIRRFEIPYLADIPFFGKLLFHNVYSTTIIALVVAFAAWFVLFKTPFGLRLRAVGEHPMAADTMGINVAKMRYIGVMISGALAGVGGASLAMTVSGDFSASTIAGQGFIAIAAMIFGKWHPLGTLGAALFFGLAQTLGIAGGTIPYVQNIPSVILQILPYVLTILALAGFIGKAVAPKASGEPYIKGKR from the coding sequence ATGAGCTTTTTAGAAGTGTTATACTTTATCGTCCCTTCTGCTCTACTTTATGCAACACCGCTTATTTTAACTGGTACTGGCGCATTATTTTCTGAGCGTGCTGGGGTAATTGGTCTTGGTGTTGAAGGTTTAATGGTTGTCGGTGCATTCACAGGGATTTATGTGAACTTAGAGTTTTATGATCAATTTGGTACAAATGTTATTTGGGTAGCTTTACTTGCAGCATTAGTAGCTGGTGCAATTTTCTCACTAATCATTGCGGTTGCAGCTGTTACATTCCGTGCTGACCAAACAGTTACAGGAGTAGCAGTCAATATGTTAGCTGCTGCAATTACAGTATTCTTAGTCAAATTAATTTATCAAAAAGGTCAAACGGATATGATTCAAGCACCAATTCGTCGTTTTGAAATTCCATATTTAGCAGATATTCCGTTCTTCGGCAAGCTATTGTTCCATAATGTATATTCAACAACAATTATTGCATTAGTAGTCGCATTCGCTGCATGGTTCGTTTTATTTAAAACACCATTTGGTTTACGCTTACGCGCAGTTGGGGAACACCCAATGGCAGCAGATACGATGGGAATTAACGTAGCCAAAATGCGTTATATCGGCGTTATGATTTCAGGAGCATTGGCTGGTGTCGGTGGTGCATCACTGGCAATGACGGTTTCAGGTGATTTCTCTGCTTCAACAATTGCAGGGCAAGGTTTCATCGCCATTGCAGCTATGATCTTTGGTAAGTGGCACCCACTTGGAACTTTAGGGGCAGCGTTATTCTTCGGATTAGCACAAACATTAGGTATTGCTGGCGGAACCATCCCGTACGTTCAGAATATTCCATCTGTAATTTTACAAATTTTACCTTACGTCTTAACGATTTTAGCGTTAGCAGGCTTTATCGGTAAAGCAGTAGCGCCAAAAGCTTCAGGCGAACCTTATATTAAAGGGAAACGATAA
- the yfmF gene encoding EF-P 5-aminopentanol modification-associated protein YfmF, with product MFLTTQIAKGVSLHIRQTAQFKTVNFSIKWRAPLNEKAASERTVLTNVLQHSNEKFPTSAAFRSYLDDLFGTVLYFDTTKRGQEHTVLLNVETVNDQYLSHGNVLNEVISLLQQAIFKPNFENGVFKEAIVEREKEMVIQRIQSIFDDKSRYAQKRLMEIMRPNDAASISANGTIEAVKAITPASLTKTYENMLANDLIDIYVVGDVDTEKITAQLQEALSFTDRKQHEWNVSKDASNEIAPYTKETQEMKQGKLHIGYNAHVRFGDADFAKMQIFNGIFGGYAHSKLFMNVREKESLAYYASSSYSSYYGLLFVVSGIEPANEQKARELIAEQLTAIQNGEISDLELAQTKAMLINQLKEALDSSRGQIEIFDQYKTLEEPFTLDTWATRWQEVTKEDVQQMAKLIELEATYFLCGKEDESRENN from the coding sequence TTGTTTTTAACGACACAAATAGCGAAAGGTGTTTCGCTTCATATACGACAAACGGCTCAATTTAAAACGGTAAACTTTTCAATTAAATGGAGAGCGCCTTTAAATGAAAAAGCTGCATCAGAGCGTACAGTATTAACAAACGTTTTACAGCACAGCAATGAAAAATTTCCAACATCAGCTGCCTTCCGTAGTTATTTAGATGACCTATTCGGCACAGTCCTTTACTTTGATACGACAAAACGTGGACAAGAACATACCGTATTATTGAATGTCGAAACAGTAAATGATCAGTATTTGTCCCATGGTAATGTATTAAATGAGGTTATTTCACTTTTACAACAAGCGATTTTTAAGCCTAATTTTGAAAATGGCGTATTTAAAGAAGCTATTGTAGAACGTGAGAAAGAGATGGTCATCCAACGAATTCAGTCGATATTTGACGATAAATCTCGCTATGCGCAAAAACGTTTAATGGAAATTATGCGTCCAAATGATGCGGCTTCCATTTCAGCGAATGGGACAATTGAAGCAGTAAAAGCGATTACACCTGCATCATTAACGAAAACGTATGAAAACATGTTAGCAAATGATTTAATTGATATTTATGTGGTCGGTGATGTAGATACTGAAAAAATTACTGCACAATTACAAGAGGCATTATCATTCACAGATCGCAAACAACATGAATGGAATGTTTCAAAGGACGCTTCAAATGAAATTGCACCTTATACGAAAGAAACACAAGAAATGAAACAAGGTAAGCTGCATATCGGCTACAATGCACACGTACGTTTTGGTGACGCAGATTTCGCTAAAATGCAAATTTTCAATGGTATTTTTGGTGGTTATGCTCATTCAAAATTATTTATGAATGTACGTGAAAAAGAAAGCTTAGCTTACTATGCATCAAGCTCATATTCATCATACTATGGCTTACTATTTGTCGTATCAGGAATCGAACCAGCAAATGAACAAAAGGCACGTGAACTCATTGCGGAACAACTAACAGCAATTCAAAACGGTGAAATTTCAGATTTAGAATTAGCACAAACAAAAGCAATGCTTATTAACCAATTAAAAGAAGCATTAGATTCTTCACGTGGTCAAATTGAAATTTTTGACCAGTACAAAACGTTAGAAGAGCCATTTACATTAGATACATGGGCAACACGTTGGCAAGAAGTTACAAAAGAAGACGTACAGCAAATGGCGAAACTTATCGAGCTAGAAGCGACGTATTTCTTATGCGGTAAGGAGGACGAATCGCGTGAAAACAATTGA
- the yfmH gene encoding EF-P 5-aminopentanol modification-associated protein YfmH gives MKTIEFKQLDETLYYKQLENGLDVYILPKKGFSKTFVTFTTKYGSIDRTFVPIGEKEPITVPDGIAHFLEHKMFEKEDGDVFQKFSEVGAQANAFTSFTRTAYLFSATDHIYKSTETLLNFVQEPYFTEETVNKEKGIIGQEITMYDDQPDWRLYFGTIENMYQNHPVKIDIAGTIESIDGITADHLYTCYNTFYHPSNMLLFVIGAVDPVEMMAFIEDNQGKKEFPEAAPIERLFEEEPTKVDVTDRVLHMDVQKPKVYVGLKAKETELSGEAMLKHELSVQIALECLFGRASAFYTDIYENGLIDESYGYDFSLEKGYGFAMIGSDTEQPEKLVSVIKEKLVQAENEKVFTTEDVERIKRKKIGFFLRALNSIEFIANQFTRYKFNDMNLFDAVPVLETITVEDITQAFKTIQGIDQQTVFTILPISERKA, from the coding sequence GTGAAAACAATTGAATTTAAACAACTAGATGAAACTTTATATTATAAACAGCTTGAAAACGGCTTAGATGTATATATTTTACCGAAAAAAGGATTTTCAAAAACATTTGTAACGTTTACAACAAAGTATGGTTCGATTGACCGTACATTTGTACCAATTGGTGAAAAAGAGCCGATAACTGTTCCGGATGGTATTGCACACTTTTTAGAGCATAAAATGTTTGAAAAAGAAGATGGCGACGTATTCCAAAAATTTAGTGAGGTTGGCGCACAAGCGAATGCGTTCACTTCATTTACACGGACAGCGTATTTATTTTCTGCAACAGACCATATCTATAAAAGTACGGAAACATTATTAAATTTCGTACAAGAGCCATACTTTACAGAAGAAACGGTCAATAAGGAAAAAGGTATCATTGGACAAGAAATTACGATGTATGATGACCAACCAGATTGGCGTTTATATTTTGGTACGATTGAAAATATGTATCAAAATCATCCAGTGAAAATTGATATCGCAGGTACAATTGAGTCAATTGACGGTATTACAGCAGATCATTTATATACGTGTTACAACACATTCTACCACCCATCAAACATGCTATTATTTGTAATTGGCGCGGTGGACCCAGTAGAAATGATGGCTTTTATTGAAGACAATCAAGGTAAAAAGGAATTTCCAGAAGCAGCGCCAATTGAGCGCCTATTCGAAGAAGAACCGACAAAAGTTGATGTAACGGATCGTGTACTTCATATGGACGTTCAAAAACCAAAAGTATACGTGGGTTTAAAGGCAAAAGAAACAGAATTAAGCGGAGAAGCTATGTTAAAACATGAACTATCCGTTCAAATTGCGCTTGAGTGCTTATTTGGTCGTGCATCGGCGTTTTATACGGACATTTATGAAAACGGGTTAATTGATGAATCGTACGGTTATGATTTCTCATTAGAAAAAGGCTATGGCTTTGCAATGATTGGTTCAGATACCGAGCAACCAGAAAAACTTGTGTCAGTTATTAAAGAAAAGCTTGTTCAAGCAGAGAATGAAAAGGTATTTACGACAGAAGATGTTGAACGTATTAAACGTAAAAAAATTGGTTTCTTCTTACGTGCGTTAAATTCAATTGAGTTTATTGCAAATCAATTCACACGTTACAAATTTAACGATATGAACTTATTCGATGCTGTACCTGTTTTAGAAACAATAACAGTAGAAGATATTACTCAAGCGTTTAAAACTATTCAAGGTATTGATCAACAAACCGTATTTACGATTTTGCCAATAAGTGAGCGAAAAGCGTAA
- the ymfI gene encoding elongation factor P 5-aminopentanone reductase, translating to MKKFALVCGASGAIGQATSEQLARDGWSLYLHYNSGKEAVHKLVNQFTEQYPEQEFLSVQADFSEADGAEKLESQIFSLQAIIFANGHAYYGLLEDTSAIEMNKLWCVHVQNPMRATALLARKLRSNPISYVLVIGSIWGEVGAAGEVVYSAVKGAQHSFVKAYAQEAAYNGIRVNAIAPGIIDTSMNSKLNEEEREELASQIPLQVFGEARDIANMAAFYVSGQADYVTGQIIRVNGGWYI from the coding sequence ATGAAAAAGTTTGCATTAGTTTGTGGGGCTTCGGGTGCGATTGGTCAAGCAACAAGTGAACAATTAGCACGCGATGGTTGGTCGCTCTATTTACACTACAATAGTGGGAAAGAAGCGGTACACAAATTAGTTAATCAGTTTACGGAACAATATCCTGAACAAGAATTTTTAAGTGTGCAGGCTGATTTTAGTGAAGCGGATGGCGCGGAGAAATTAGAGAGTCAAATTTTCTCCTTACAAGCCATCATTTTCGCGAATGGCCATGCATACTATGGATTATTAGAAGACACTTCAGCTATTGAAATGAATAAACTGTGGTGTGTACACGTTCAAAATCCAATGCGAGCTACAGCATTATTGGCACGTAAATTACGTAGCAATCCGATAAGCTACGTACTGGTCATCGGTTCTATTTGGGGTGAGGTTGGTGCAGCAGGGGAAGTCGTTTACTCAGCAGTTAAAGGTGCTCAACATAGCTTTGTAAAGGCCTATGCACAAGAAGCGGCATATAATGGCATTCGTGTAAATGCAATTGCTCCTGGTATTATTGATACGAGTATGAATAGCAAGTTGAATGAAGAAGAGCGTGAAGAGCTAGCAAGTCAAATTCCTTTGCAAGTTTTTGGTGAGGCACGTGATATTGCCAATATGGCAGCTTTTTACGTCAGTGGTCAGGCAGATTATGTAACAGGTCAAATAATTCGAGTAAATGGCGGTTGGTACATATAA
- a CDS encoding DUF3243 domain-containing protein, translated as MGVLQNWEQWTSFLGQQVSEAKDSGMPKKVIEQAAVHIGEYLAKNVDPQNEQERVLSDLWSVAEKDEKQAIASCVMKLVQHKTTN; from the coding sequence ATGGGAGTATTGCAAAATTGGGAGCAATGGACGAGCTTTTTAGGACAACAAGTATCCGAAGCTAAAGATAGTGGCATGCCGAAAAAAGTAATTGAACAGGCAGCTGTTCACATTGGCGAATATTTAGCAAAAAATGTTGATCCTCAAAATGAGCAAGAACGTGTGCTTTCGGATTTATGGTCAGTTGCCGAAAAAGATGAAAAGCAAGCCATTGCAAGTTGTGTGATGAAATTAGTACAACATAAAACGACGAATTAG
- a CDS encoding DUF3388 domain-containing protein yields the protein MGEWYFEYEIQVNRPGLLGDIASLLGMLRVNIVSINGVAEDRRGMLLSTDNEESIQRFISIVSTMENINVTRFRQPKLRDRLALRHGHYIPKDADEKNTFRFVRDELGILVDFMAELFKKEGHRLIGIRGMPRVGKTESIVAASVSANKRWLFISSTMIKQTVRSSLMGDEFSGNNIFILDGAVTRRSSDERHQQLVREMMGMPTIKVIEHPDIFVQHSPYKIEDFDYIIELRNHPDEEITYEIIEKNNMMSTSDGFGGFGGFNF from the coding sequence ATGGGCGAATGGTATTTTGAATACGAGATTCAAGTGAACCGACCAGGATTACTTGGGGATATTGCTTCATTACTCGGTATGTTGCGTGTTAATATTGTCTCTATCAACGGTGTGGCCGAGGATCGACGAGGAATGCTTTTATCGACAGACAATGAAGAATCCATCCAACGATTTATTTCCATTGTTTCTACTATGGAAAATATTAATGTTACGAGATTTCGTCAACCAAAATTACGAGATCGCTTAGCCCTTCGTCATGGTCATTACATTCCAAAAGATGCAGATGAAAAAAATACATTTCGTTTTGTTCGAGATGAGTTGGGGATTTTAGTTGATTTCATGGCTGAACTTTTTAAAAAAGAAGGGCATAGATTAATTGGAATTCGGGGAATGCCTCGAGTTGGTAAAACCGAATCGATTGTTGCTGCAAGTGTAAGTGCAAACAAACGCTGGCTTTTTATTTCATCGACTATGATAAAGCAAACTGTGCGGAGTTCTTTAATGGGAGACGAATTTAGTGGCAATAATATATTCATTTTGGATGGTGCGGTAACTCGAAGATCTTCAGATGAACGTCATCAACAACTTGTCCGAGAAATGATGGGAATGCCGACGATTAAAGTGATTGAACATCCAGATATATTTGTGCAGCATTCACCTTATAAAATAGAAGATTTTGATTATATTATTGAACTTAGAAATCATCCAGATGAAGAGATTACGTATGAAATTATTGAAAAAAATAATATGATGTCTACATCTGATGGCTTTGGTGGTTTTGGAGGATTTAATTTTTAA
- a CDS encoding RodZ family helix-turn-helix domain-containing protein, producing the protein MFFLTELGTRLKEARLAKGYSLEDLQEITKIQKRYLMGIEEGNYSIMPGSFYVRAFIKQYAEAVGLDSDEILTEYRKDVPEVQKEEVAQSFTKSPSRRKMASSSSNKLMEAMPKLIVGLFAIVIIVVISTLYLQKIGNVSNVAEEDNKPIEYEQNPKSDQTNKPAVTEDGEDQDSETTEPTEPVQTEPVIEQEISTGTVDGENTTYEVTGTDALKVRVEVSGDTWVGIRNELRDEQVTAKVYNAGQIVEFDSTEDSYARIRLGNSKVAKIYVNDVELQYTQDRVAQNIILKLVQEQQAE; encoded by the coding sequence GTGTTTTTTTTGACGGAATTAGGAACTCGCCTAAAAGAAGCGAGATTAGCGAAAGGTTATAGCTTAGAAGATTTACAGGAAATCACGAAAATTCAAAAGCGCTATTTAATGGGGATTGAAGAAGGAAACTATTCAATCATGCCAGGCTCTTTTTATGTTCGTGCATTCATTAAGCAATATGCAGAGGCAGTAGGATTGGATTCGGATGAAATTTTAACAGAATATCGTAAAGATGTGCCTGAAGTTCAAAAAGAAGAAGTGGCACAATCTTTTACCAAAAGCCCAAGTCGTCGTAAAATGGCGTCATCTTCAAGCAATAAATTGATGGAGGCTATGCCAAAACTAATCGTAGGGTTATTTGCAATTGTTATTATTGTCGTTATTTCTACATTATACTTACAAAAGATCGGTAATGTTTCGAATGTCGCAGAAGAAGATAATAAACCAATTGAATATGAACAAAATCCAAAATCTGACCAAACTAATAAGCCAGCTGTAACAGAAGACGGTGAAGATCAAGATTCTGAAACTACAGAGCCAACAGAGCCGGTTCAAACAGAGCCTGTAATAGAGCAAGAAATCAGTACAGGTACAGTAGATGGAGAAAATACTACGTACGAAGTGACAGGTACAGATGCTTTAAAAGTACGAGTTGAAGTTTCTGGTGATACATGGGTTGGTATTCGAAATGAATTACGTGATGAGCAAGTAACCGCTAAAGTATACAACGCTGGTCAAATTGTTGAGTTTGATTCAACTGAAGATAGTTATGCACGTATCCGTTTAGGAAACTCAAAAGTGGCAAAAATATACGTAAATGATGTAGAATTACAATATACGCAAGATCGAGTTGCGCAAAATATTATTTTAAAATTAGTTCAAGAACAACAAGCAGAGTAG